One window of the Rubinisphaera margarita genome contains the following:
- a CDS encoding amidohydrolase, with the protein MNEQIENDTAAPENDVSLLEELVHDCQMVMAHAWMVRTFVKHSDESEDFPELMGIARSVFDTSRALETRVDDPAAYFKMLSKKIGKLEKATRQFAVDAPEASTHTNFQQAVLSMQTCCRDLRSLMERGQQELKKAV; encoded by the coding sequence ATGAACGAGCAGATCGAGAACGATACCGCCGCGCCGGAGAACGACGTTTCTCTTCTGGAAGAGCTGGTCCACGACTGCCAGATGGTCATGGCTCATGCGTGGATGGTCCGGACGTTCGTCAAGCACTCCGACGAATCCGAAGATTTTCCCGAGCTGATGGGAATCGCCCGCAGCGTGTTCGACACATCGCGGGCACTGGAAACGCGGGTCGACGATCCGGCGGCTTACTTCAAAATGCTGAGCAAGAAGATCGGCAAGCTCGAAAAGGCGACACGTCAGTTCGCGGTCGATGCTCCGGAAGCGTCGACGCACACGAATTTCCAGCAGGCTGTGCTTTCGATGCAGACCTGCTGCCGAGATCTGCGGTCACTCATGGAACGCGGGCAGCAGGAACTGAAGAAGGCCGTCTGA
- a CDS encoding adenine phosphoribosyltransferase, translated as MTATLDLKQYIRSVPNFPKPGIMFRDITPLLANAGAMRESVRQFADHFRDSGVTKIMAAEARGFIFAAPLAMELDVSFIPVRKPKKLPFDTHAFHYELEYGTDCLEIHIDAVDEGDKVLLIDDLLATGGTIQACAKLAEQCGAEVVGCGFLIELDFLDGRRHLADYDVCSLIHYQDENP; from the coding sequence ATGACGGCGACTCTTGATCTGAAACAATACATCCGTTCGGTCCCGAACTTTCCCAAGCCGGGAATCATGTTTCGCGACATCACTCCGCTACTCGCCAATGCGGGTGCGATGCGGGAAAGCGTTCGGCAGTTTGCCGATCACTTCCGGGACTCCGGGGTCACAAAGATCATGGCCGCCGAAGCACGGGGCTTCATCTTCGCCGCTCCGCTCGCCATGGAGCTCGACGTCTCCTTCATTCCAGTCCGCAAGCCGAAGAAGCTGCCGTTCGATACGCACGCCTTCCACTACGAACTGGAGTACGGAACCGACTGCCTCGAAATCCATATCGATGCCGTCGACGAAGGCGACAAAGTGCTGCTCATCGACGATCTACTCGCCACCGGCGGGACGATTCAGGCCTGTGCCAAACTGGCCGAGCAATGCGGAGCCGAGGTCGTCGGCTGCGGCTTCCTGATTGAACTCGACTTCCTGGATGGACGTCGGCATCTCGCCGACTACGACGTCTGCAGTCTGATCCACTATCAGGACGAGAACCCGTAG
- a CDS encoding serine/threonine protein kinase, translating to MIPDQVGPYQIERKIGSGGMGTVYLGRHVESDRVAAVKVLPASLAREEGFVLRFTREIEAMQSVSNPHIVEIYESGVDDSETYYYAMEYVEGVTLNQYIRDQGRIPWRTVIELAIQICQALKSAHDAGVIHRDLKPSNLLITPDENIKLLDFGVAQVFASSRLTKTGGIIGTAEYMSPEQAQGRRATKKSDIYSLGAVMYAMLTARPPFSGQTSMEVIQKHRFGQFDRPRTYVPDIPHWLDDVVCQCLEKDPDKRYPDTYVLSLRLKEILKKVDLSISGTLPDDTAGNILDGTAETIVAGTEDPNAVGGTLMRDLIRAEIERAESGSALARYFDNTWVLILLLIAVIAGGVYWFQQQQLSPEERFARGQELFDKGTIYWPEARDEFLAPLIEEDPDRWEAEVSPMLSEILVEELKQDFGVTRLSRKRVHGVTDAQRFLRMAGEYYKLGDRVAAEQVLRNLYGLLEGDNDHTELRRAIGEILDDLSLQVDETLQSSDSRPLASTALMRAREMLKKGQNEEARSILRSLIELYDGDSTSQNEVDAARQLLRNTESSTQ from the coding sequence GTGATTCCAGACCAGGTCGGCCCGTATCAGATTGAACGCAAAATCGGATCCGGTGGCATGGGAACCGTCTATCTGGGCCGCCATGTCGAGAGCGATCGCGTTGCCGCGGTGAAGGTCCTGCCCGCTTCGCTGGCCCGCGAGGAAGGGTTCGTCCTGCGATTCACCCGGGAAATCGAAGCGATGCAGTCGGTTTCGAACCCGCACATCGTCGAGATCTACGAAAGCGGCGTCGATGACAGCGAGACGTACTACTACGCCATGGAGTACGTCGAAGGGGTGACGCTTAACCAGTACATTCGCGATCAGGGTCGCATTCCCTGGCGGACTGTGATTGAACTCGCGATTCAGATCTGCCAGGCACTCAAGTCCGCACACGACGCCGGGGTCATCCATCGTGATCTCAAGCCATCCAATCTGCTGATTACACCCGACGAGAACATCAAGCTGCTCGACTTCGGCGTCGCCCAGGTATTCGCTTCGTCACGCCTGACCAAAACGGGCGGGATTATCGGGACGGCGGAATACATGTCGCCGGAACAGGCGCAGGGACGCCGGGCCACCAAAAAGAGCGACATCTATTCGCTGGGAGCGGTGATGTACGCGATGCTTACAGCTCGTCCTCCCTTCAGCGGTCAGACTTCCATGGAGGTGATCCAGAAGCATCGCTTCGGACAGTTCGACCGGCCCCGTACCTACGTTCCGGACATTCCTCACTGGCTGGATGATGTGGTCTGCCAGTGCCTGGAGAAAGATCCCGACAAACGGTATCCGGATACTTACGTCCTGTCGCTGCGGCTCAAGGAGATCCTGAAGAAAGTCGACCTGTCGATTTCCGGTACGCTGCCCGATGACACGGCTGGCAACATTCTGGACGGCACGGCCGAGACGATAGTCGCTGGAACAGAAGATCCCAACGCGGTCGGCGGGACGCTGATGCGGGATCTCATTCGAGCCGAGATCGAGCGAGCCGAGTCCGGATCCGCCCTGGCCCGTTACTTTGATAATACCTGGGTCCTGATCCTGCTTCTGATCGCCGTGATCGCCGGCGGTGTGTACTGGTTCCAACAGCAACAGCTCTCGCCTGAAGAGAGATTCGCCCGCGGTCAGGAGCTGTTCGACAAGGGAACGATCTACTGGCCGGAAGCGCGGGATGAGTTTCTCGCCCCTCTGATCGAAGAAGACCCCGATCGCTGGGAAGCGGAAGTCAGCCCGATGCTTTCAGAGATTTTGGTTGAAGAACTGAAGCAGGACTTCGGCGTCACGCGTTTGAGCCGAAAACGGGTGCATGGCGTCACAGACGCCCAGCGGTTTCTCCGCATGGCCGGCGAGTACTACAAGCTCGGCGACCGCGTCGCAGCCGAACAGGTTCTGCGTAACCTGTACGGGTTACTCGAAGGGGACAACGATCATACGGAACTCCGCCGGGCGATTGGGGAGATCCTCGATGACCTTTCGCTACAGGTTGACGAGACGCTTCAATCGAGCGACTCCCGCCCGTTAGCCTCGACGGCTTTGATGCGAGCTCGTGAAATGCTGAAGAAGGGCCAGAATGAAGAAGCCCGTTCAATTTTGCGAAGCCTGATCGAACTGTATGATGGGGACTCGACCTCTCAAAATGAAGTGGATGCAGCTCGCCAGCTGCTGCGAAATACAGAAAGCTCTACTCAATGA
- a CDS encoding sulfatase family protein → MIRTNVLLTFLCVIVPMLHVGTVLEAAEGQPNILWITCEDMSARLSFYGDDTVKTPRLDELASQSVRYNHCYGTYGVCAPNRHTLIMGMYPSTTGAMAMRTWKRTSALHLIKDPELLAIPTYEATPPAGAKCFTEYLRANGYYCSNNSKTDYQFRTPITAWDDSSKKAHWRNRPDDQTPFFSVFNFTITHESKVHKQSSPTVVDPAGVELPPYYPDTPIIRRDLARHYDNIIALDAQVGEVLDQLEEDGLADDTIVFFFSDHGDGLPRAKRWVYDSGIHVPLLVRYPDGKKAGTTNDDLVSFVDFAPTVLSLAGISLPAHMQGTAFLGPAAGKKREYIFAFRDRMDPATERIRAVRDHRFKYVRNYRPDLPYIAFQPYRDLMELMQEIHRLNREGTLTEDQWQFTAQYKPLEEFYDTENDPHEIHNLAGDPKWFSEMARLREAHERFFRMLGDLGELPETELVKHLWPPDGEQPETAVPVIRQQGDEVQVSCDTEGASIAFRRPNDKNWQLYVEPFTAPAGTIVKAQAIRLGWKPSPTVEHKMQ, encoded by the coding sequence ATGATACGGACGAACGTTCTGCTCACGTTCCTGTGTGTGATCGTGCCGATGCTTCACGTTGGCACCGTACTGGAAGCGGCTGAAGGACAGCCGAACATTCTCTGGATCACCTGCGAAGATATGAGCGCCCGTCTGTCCTTTTACGGAGACGACACGGTCAAGACGCCGCGACTCGATGAGCTCGCCAGTCAGTCGGTTCGCTACAACCACTGCTACGGGACTTACGGCGTCTGTGCTCCGAACCGCCATACGCTCATCATGGGGATGTATCCCAGTACGACCGGCGCGATGGCGATGCGGACCTGGAAACGGACTTCCGCTTTGCACCTGATCAAGGATCCCGAACTTCTGGCTATTCCGACTTACGAAGCGACTCCGCCCGCCGGAGCGAAATGTTTCACGGAGTATCTGCGAGCCAACGGCTATTACTGCTCCAACAACTCGAAAACCGACTATCAGTTCCGGACGCCGATCACGGCTTGGGACGATTCGAGCAAGAAGGCTCACTGGCGCAATCGGCCGGATGATCAGACGCCATTTTTCTCGGTCTTCAACTTCACGATCACTCACGAAAGCAAAGTCCACAAACAGTCGTCGCCCACTGTGGTTGACCCGGCGGGTGTCGAGCTTCCTCCGTACTATCCGGATACGCCGATCATCCGCCGCGATCTCGCCCGGCACTACGACAACATCATTGCCCTGGACGCTCAAGTGGGGGAAGTGCTCGATCAGCTCGAAGAGGACGGGCTTGCCGACGACACGATCGTGTTCTTTTTCAGCGATCACGGCGACGGGCTTCCCCGAGCCAAACGCTGGGTGTATGACTCCGGCATTCATGTGCCGCTGCTCGTACGGTATCCCGATGGAAAGAAAGCCGGCACCACGAACGATGATCTGGTGAGCTTCGTCGACTTCGCGCCGACAGTGCTGTCGCTGGCCGGGATCTCGCTGCCGGCTCATATGCAGGGAACCGCGTTTCTTGGTCCGGCCGCCGGCAAGAAGCGGGAGTACATCTTCGCGTTCCGGGATCGCATGGATCCGGCGACCGAGCGAATTCGAGCCGTCCGCGACCATCGCTTCAAATACGTGCGGAACTATCGGCCAGATCTTCCTTACATCGCATTTCAGCCGTATCGCGATCTGATGGAACTGATGCAGGAGATTCACCGGCTGAACCGGGAAGGAACGCTAACCGAAGATCAGTGGCAGTTCACGGCTCAGTACAAGCCGCTCGAAGAGTTCTACGATACCGAGAATGATCCCCACGAGATTCACAATCTCGCCGGAGATCCGAAATGGTTTTCAGAAATGGCACGACTGAGAGAAGCTCACGAAAGGTTCTTTCGCATGCTCGGCGATCTGGGAGAACTCCCCGAGACCGAGCTGGTGAAGCACCTGTGGCCGCCCGATGGCGAGCAGCCCGAAACCGCCGTTCCCGTCATCCGGCAACAGGGCGACGAGGTGCAGGTCAGCTGCGATACCGAAGGAGCTTCTATCGCATTCCGCCGCCCGAATGACAAGAACTGGCAGCTCTACGTCGAACCGTTCACCGCACCGGCAGGCACGATCGTCAAAGCACAGGCCATTCGTCTGGGCTGGAAGCCGAGCCCGACCGTGGAGCACAAAATGCAGTAA
- a CDS encoding FHA domain-containing protein: MKMRINKPVLRIVRGKTQFPVRALDVEQYLIGAGSTCHLQLSAGEIPMMFGMITPEADGHLIEAMHPEPTLLVNGGATRKAVLRPGDQFQIGTYRFEYLMAEVEHELRATDSISPRSERTKLDQSVVPNQLESKKLQELTAAQLVDKIEQELKLLDELDHYDDLEHGYTLEFPEGDQSGPNRLSA, from the coding sequence ATGAAGATGCGGATCAACAAGCCGGTACTTCGAATCGTACGTGGTAAGACACAGTTTCCGGTCCGGGCACTGGATGTGGAACAGTATCTCATCGGAGCCGGAAGCACCTGCCATCTGCAGCTTTCGGCTGGCGAGATCCCGATGATGTTCGGCATGATCACGCCGGAAGCCGACGGGCACCTCATCGAAGCGATGCACCCCGAGCCGACTTTGCTCGTCAACGGAGGAGCCACCCGCAAGGCCGTGTTGCGTCCTGGAGACCAGTTCCAGATCGGCACTTACCGGTTCGAGTACCTGATGGCCGAGGTCGAACACGAGCTCCGCGCGACCGACTCAATTTCACCACGCAGCGAACGCACGAAACTGGATCAGTCCGTCGTGCCGAATCAACTGGAATCGAAGAAGCTGCAGGAGCTGACGGCTGCTCAGCTGGTCGACAAGATCGAACAGGAACTCAAGCTCCTCGATGAGCTCGACCACTACGACGATCTCGAACACGGCTACACGCTCGAATTCCCGGAAGGGGATCAAAGCGGTCCGAACCGCCTGAGTGCATAA
- a CDS encoding tetratricopeptide repeat-containing sulfotransferase family protein — protein sequence MSRPVDFDLALQLHQQGDFAAAIDIYDQLLQTSRSPVVLHVRGLAEHHRGQPEAALPFLLEALAGDPQIAKIHNNLGSVYLKLQQLPAAEAAFRQATALNPNLAEPWKNLGQCQLKLGQPAEAAVSFEAALKRDPKDLSMLRLLSTAYEQARNFGRAEEVCRRALELVPDDPHLLNDLANVLWQQRRLAEAAELYDLATRIDVNHARIWSNYGAALHELKRLPEAETALKQALRLQPDYGGAHFNLANLYRDMLKHELALEHYRRAVELSPNVKDFRLNYVTLLNTMGDFAESAVQCRGLIDLDPDYAPAYYNLFTFNSSNVTEEEVAQLERLLQQPEINGVDKANAYFSLGKRCDQLKRYDEAVVHFQKANALTPRRYQFRYEDLQAQLECIRNVFSPEAAPWARLRGSESARPIFILGMPRSGSTLVEQILTSHRSIGGAGEFDGIRHLISNLLTLPFQRRNPALAGYPASVQDVTQSYLDEMADVYLSRMVDTAGEAERITDKMPNNAFQLGLIATLFPKATVIYTCREPRDIALSCYFQNFTTHHEFSYDMRNIGKFYREHALMMDYWRNVLPITIHDIVYEELVADQEAKSRWLIEDVCGLPWDENCLQFHRNDRAVLTASLWQVRQPIYRQSVQKWKNYASLLKPFEEELAVLEQRRSGSSV from the coding sequence ATGTCACGTCCCGTCGACTTTGACCTCGCCCTTCAGCTGCATCAGCAGGGAGATTTCGCCGCCGCGATTGACATCTACGATCAGCTGCTGCAAACGAGCCGCTCGCCTGTCGTGCTGCACGTTCGTGGGCTGGCCGAGCATCATCGAGGGCAACCGGAAGCGGCTCTTCCTTTTCTCCTGGAAGCTCTGGCGGGCGATCCGCAGATCGCGAAGATTCATAACAATCTCGGTTCGGTCTATCTGAAATTGCAGCAGCTACCGGCTGCGGAAGCGGCATTTCGTCAGGCGACGGCTCTGAATCCGAACCTCGCCGAGCCGTGGAAGAACCTGGGACAATGCCAGCTGAAGCTGGGGCAGCCCGCGGAAGCGGCGGTCAGCTTCGAGGCGGCATTAAAGCGGGATCCTAAAGATCTTTCGATGCTGAGGCTGCTGAGTACTGCTTACGAACAGGCCCGAAACTTTGGGCGAGCCGAAGAGGTCTGTCGACGCGCATTGGAACTGGTTCCGGATGATCCGCATCTGCTCAACGATCTGGCCAATGTGCTCTGGCAGCAACGGCGGCTCGCCGAAGCGGCTGAACTCTACGATCTGGCCACGCGGATCGACGTGAATCATGCCCGGATCTGGTCGAACTACGGTGCGGCTCTGCACGAGCTGAAACGGTTGCCAGAGGCGGAAACGGCCCTCAAGCAGGCGTTGCGGCTGCAACCTGACTACGGCGGAGCTCACTTCAATCTCGCCAATCTTTATCGAGACATGCTGAAGCATGAACTGGCATTGGAGCATTATCGCCGAGCCGTCGAGCTGAGCCCGAACGTCAAGGATTTCCGACTCAACTATGTCACGCTGCTGAACACGATGGGGGACTTTGCAGAGTCCGCCGTCCAGTGTCGCGGTCTGATCGATCTCGATCCAGACTACGCTCCGGCTTACTACAATCTGTTCACGTTCAATTCCTCGAATGTCACGGAAGAGGAAGTTGCTCAACTCGAGCGACTGTTGCAGCAGCCCGAAATCAATGGCGTCGACAAGGCCAATGCGTATTTCAGCCTGGGGAAACGGTGCGATCAGCTGAAGCGGTACGATGAGGCAGTCGTGCACTTCCAGAAGGCCAATGCGCTCACGCCGCGACGTTATCAGTTCCGCTACGAAGATCTGCAGGCTCAGCTGGAGTGTATCCGCAACGTCTTTTCTCCAGAGGCGGCCCCCTGGGCACGGCTGCGCGGTTCCGAGAGCGCTCGGCCGATCTTCATTCTGGGGATGCCGCGATCCGGGTCCACGCTTGTTGAGCAGATCCTGACCAGTCATCGTTCGATCGGAGGGGCCGGCGAGTTCGATGGCATCCGGCATTTGATCAGCAATCTCCTCACGCTCCCGTTCCAGCGTCGCAACCCGGCGTTAGCCGGCTATCCCGCCAGCGTGCAGGATGTGACCCAGAGCTACCTGGACGAGATGGCCGACGTCTATCTCAGCCGCATGGTCGACACCGCGGGAGAAGCCGAACGGATTACAGACAAGATGCCGAACAATGCGTTTCAACTCGGGTTGATCGCGACACTGTTTCCGAAGGCGACGGTCATTTACACCTGTCGCGAGCCGCGTGATATTGCACTGTCGTGCTACTTCCAGAATTTCACGACCCATCACGAGTTCAGCTACGACATGCGAAACATCGGCAAGTTCTATCGCGAACATGCCCTGATGATGGATTACTGGCGCAACGTCCTGCCGATCACCATTCACGATATCGTGTACGAAGAACTGGTTGCCGACCAGGAAGCGAAATCGCGGTGGCTCATCGAGGACGTATGCGGACTTCCGTGGGACGAGAACTGCCTGCAGTTTCATCGAAATGATCGCGCGGTTCTTACCGCTTCGCTTTGGCAGGTTCGCCAGCCGATCTATCGCCAGTCAGTTCAGAAGTGGAAGAACTACGCGTCTTTGCTCAAGCCGTTTGAGGAAGAACTGGCCGTGCTCGAACAGCGGCGGTCCGGTTCATCCGTGTGA